In Chthoniobacterales bacterium, a single window of DNA contains:
- a CDS encoding AraC family transcriptional regulator: MASVRFHGTTLKRRESNGFTLKEIRHPAEVFIPKHSHANAHVGFILSGGFTETFTRKTLECRPLSVSYIAPGLPHTDDFRHGVHCLVVEISPARLERMRDLAALREPVFVHGGRAAWLTLRMYGEALRTDAASSLAVEALALEILAELARLNTGPAQPKPPRWLSQARELLHARRCENLTHDEVARDVGVHPVYLATLFRRCFRCTIGEYVRRLRVEFAAGEIASSNRSLCEIGLAAGFSDQSHFSKVFKHQTGMSPGLFRANLPGRRRAPYLRPIQDITSRGCLSERK, encoded by the coding sequence ATGGCTTCGGTCAGATTTCACGGAACCACCCTCAAGCGCCGGGAGTCGAATGGGTTCACCCTTAAGGAAATCCGGCATCCGGCGGAGGTATTCATTCCGAAACATTCGCACGCCAACGCGCACGTCGGGTTCATCCTGAGCGGCGGATTCACGGAGACATTTACCCGCAAGACGCTGGAGTGCCGGCCCCTCAGTGTCTCCTACATCGCGCCCGGCCTGCCCCATACCGATGACTTCCGGCACGGCGTGCATTGCCTCGTTGTGGAAATCAGTCCCGCACGACTCGAGCGGATGCGCGACCTCGCGGCCTTGCGGGAACCGGTTTTTGTCCATGGCGGCCGGGCGGCGTGGCTCACCCTACGGATGTATGGCGAAGCGCTGCGCACCGACGCCGCATCGTCGTTGGCAGTCGAGGCTCTCGCGTTGGAGATCCTGGCGGAGCTCGCGCGGCTCAACACCGGCCCTGCCCAACCAAAGCCACCGCGCTGGCTCAGTCAGGCGCGCGAACTTCTGCATGCCCGACGTTGCGAGAACCTGACCCACGACGAAGTAGCGAGAGATGTAGGCGTGCATCCGGTTTATCTCGCGACGCTTTTCCGCCGCTGTTTCCGATGCACCATCGGCGAATACGTTCGCCGCTTGAGGGTCGAATTCGCCGCCGGCGAAATCGCCAGCTCCAACCGCTCCCTGTGCGAAATCGGATTGGCCGCCGGCTTTTCCGATCAAAGTCATTTCTCGAAAGTGTTCAAGCACCAGACCGGCATGAGTCCGGGTCTTTTCCGGGCCAACCTTCCCGGACGCCGCCGGGCCCCGTACCTTAGACCGATACAAGACATCACCA